A region from the Ammospiza caudacuta isolate bAmmCau1 chromosome 4, bAmmCau1.pri, whole genome shotgun sequence genome encodes:
- the ZNF518B gene encoding zinc finger protein 518B, translated as MQLKKMREILPRLYSGQINDKNNSLTTSPKQSDDKINLSKGADDQNCCYQGTEAENSKLSLISCIKCRNVQKISMQDMEKHKKLEWTEDRNFICKKCSHIEPPAFDFVPEGANAADYEKHERKTPSKTQKMFKVKNFLPGKYYCDKCRFSTKDPLQYKKHVGQHEEIKFLCSHCSYVSYTKGEFQRHLVKHTGTFPYQCEHCEYGAVRHDYIVKHTRRVHETPRKRLSSTLMNHKQKKQSQSTLCKKQKYNKILFQNELSNLSSNMVCEIPSKATKTVCSSQNVECSINTSSIQDETILEPSELSVCENQSVEVEVYSPKTEPLQPGMPLTVIAPSELVVPSNCLAQIVELKIVNGAQQLVLKLIPMKEATYKSVNCAEEELESQSIEQSEEVKKTSSVCQNELLTMEVNVNKLSSVSNQLNVDGTHDKNSECFCSSDSQLSGYSSISVQREDTSKLCFHLVKGIDVHSGVIELCSQSLVKNSAEKKSDLKSSRGQVDGKNNLHSDLYCYEEGKDTYRPKYASVSEGKNSKIVPVEAAQEGKNFSAVHKEKDTLSVKRIDKEHRNLPVSSTEARIAGKGFDKKFIASSEGGKNFHITKTAAFEDITCGLSKVKRTETISQKSSHLLESLELQKMENKGSPFEGPVISSVFSLSSGTENVPEDVRWDDTIRRKKSATLLCRKIAQLMSAAEPNMKSAPLRCQASSKKLLLPQESSGSCEGAVCATEVEQPATLSEAHGGRSVMSEEHSEDQLFTFARTSKNRVTKNSHVATPVFIPKGTMLRVLNATSSQSSRGIENRGETSAPVHHNEMFLPRPVPISVSETLSSNFPCLPNQSEPSAESQTISLRQRPKREASAKNNSKQTSVAFQKSSDVSKQSKPYSKSPKNKARQTRFRELPKRKTRAQSETTSSSDMSYLLTARRLRLLPLKTNQLIKCPRRNQPVVVLNHPDVDSPEIINVMKTINKYKGQVLKVVLSERTSSCLGVKRYRKRLTLQDGETGNQAKKRSMLKMKLKKTHKNNYQVVETSPAEALRCLFKCWFCGRVYMDQEEWISHGQRHLIEATKGWDVLSLQARKR; from the coding sequence ATGCAGTtgaaaaaaatgagggaaatttTACCAAGATTGTACTCTGGCCAAattaatgataaaaataattctttaacTACATCCCCAAAGCAATCTGATGATAAAATAAATCTATCAAAAGGGGCAGATGACCAGAACTGCTGTTACCAAGGAACTGAGGCTGAGAACAGTAAGTTGTCACTGATAAGCTGTATAAAGTGCAGAAATGTTCAAAAAATTTCAATGCAAGATATGGAGAAGCATAAGAAGCTTGAGTGGACTGAAGACAGAAATTTCATCTGCAAGAAGTGCAGTCATATTGAACCACCAGCTTTCGATTTTGTTCCTGAAGGTGCCAATGCTGCAGACTACgaaaaacatgaaagaaaaaccccaagtaaaacccagaaaatgtttaaagtaaaaaattttCTGCCAGGCAAATACTACTGTGATAAATGCAGATTTTCAACAAAGGATCCTTTACAGTATAAAAAGCATGTAGGGcaacatgaagaaattaaatttctttgttCCCACTGTAGTTATGTATCCTACACCAAAGGAGAATTCCAGAGACATTTGGTGAAGCACACTGGAACCTTTCCATATCAGTGTGAGCACTGTGAATATGGTGCTGTTAGACATGACTATATAGTTAAACATACGAGAAGAGTACATGAAACACCCAGAAAACGCCTGTCAAGTACTCTCATGAACCACAAGCAAAAGAAGCAGAGTCAAAGCACTTTatgtaaaaagcagaaatacaataaaattCTTTTCCAAAATGAACTTTCAAATTTGTCTTCAAATATGGTTTGTGAGATTCCAAGTAAAGCTACTAAAACAGTCTGCTCATCTCAAAATGTTGAATGTAGCATAAACACATCATCCATCCAGGATGAGACAATATTGGAGCCATCTGAACTGAGTGTATGTGAGAATCAAAGTGTGGAGGTTGAGGTTTATTCTCCAAAAACAGAGCCTTTACAAcctgggatgcctttaacagtAATTGCACCATCTGAACTTGTAGTTCCTTCCAACTGTTTAGCTCAGATAGTAGAGCTAAAAATAGTGAATGGAGCACAACAGCTGGTTCTTAAACTAATTCCTATGAAAGAAGCAACTTACAAATCTGTGAACTGTGCAGAAGAGGAGCTTGAGAGTCAAAGTATAGAACAATCTgaagaagtaaagaaaacaTCTTCTGTCTGTCAAAATGAGTTACTAACTATGGAAGTGAATGTAAACAAATTATCTAGTGTTAGTAACCAGCTTAATGTGGATGGTACACATGACAAGAATTCTGAATGTTTTTGTTCTTCTGATTCTCAGCTCTCAGGCTATAGCTCTATATCTGTACAGAGGGAAGATACATCAAAATTATGCTTTCATTTGGTGAAAGGTATTGATGTCCATTCAGGTGTTATAGAACTTTGTTCTCAATCTCTGGTGAAGAAcagtgctgaaaaaaaaagtgatctTAAATCCTCAAGGGGGCAAGTAGATGGAAAAAATAACTTGCATAGTGATCTGTACTGTTATGAAGAAGGCAAAGATACATACCGTCCAAAATACGCTTCCGTTTCTGAAGGTAAAAATTCCAAGATTGTTCCAGTAGAAGCTGCTCAGGAGGGCAAAAATTTTTCTGCTGTCCATAAAGAAAAGGATACATTGTCTGTGAAGAGGATTGACAAAGAACATAGGAATCTACCAGTCAGCTCTACTGAAGCACGTATAGCTGGAAAGGGTTTTGATAAAAAATTTATTGCATCCTCTGAAGGAGGGAAAAACTTCCACATTACTAAAACTGCAGCTTTTGAGGATATAACATGTGGCTTGAGCAAAGTAAAGAGAACTGAAACGATAAGCCAAAAGAGTAGTCATCTTCTGGAATCACTTGAACTACAGAAGATGGAAAATAAAGGCAGTCCTTTTGAAGGACCTGTTATTTCATCTGTATTTTCTCTTAGCTCTGGGACTGAAAATGTTCCAGAGGATGTCAGATGGGATGACACAATACGCAGGAAGAAATCAGCAACATTGCTGTGTAGAAAGATTGCTCAGCTCATGTCTGCTGCTGAACCTAACATGAAATCCGCACCCTTGAGATGTCAGGCTTCTAGTAAAAAGTTACTTTTGCCTCAAGAAAGTTCAGGAAGCTGTGAGGGAGCTGTTTGTGCCACTGAAGTGGAACAGCCTGCAACTTTGTCTGAAGCACATGGTGGAAGAAGTGTGATGAGTGAAGAACACAGTGAAGATCAGCTCTTTACATTTGCAAGAACTTCTAAAAACAGGGTAACTAAAAATTCCCATGTTGCTACCCCGGTGTTCATCCCCAAAGGGACAATGCTGAGAGTGCTGAATGCTACCAGCAGTCAAAGCTCACGTGGAATAGAAAACAGGGGTGAAACATCAGCTCCTGTGCATCACAATGAAATGTTCCTGCCTCGCCCAGTCCCCATCAGTGTTTCTGAGACACTCAGCAGTAATTTCCCATGTTTGCCTAATCAGAGTGAACCAAGTGCTGAGTCCCAAACTATATCACTCAGGCAAAGACCAAAGCGAGAGGCAAGTGCTAAAAATAACAGCAAGCAAACTAGTGTAGCATTTCAGAAAAGCAGTGATGTGAGCAAGCAAAGCAAGCCCTATTCAAAAAGTCCCAAAAATAAGGCAAGACAAACAAGATTCAGAGAACTTCCTAAGAGGAAAACAAGAGCTCAGTCAGAAACCACTTCAAGTTCTGATATGTCATATCTGTTGACAGCAAGGCGTCTTCgacttcttcctctgaaaacGAATCAGTTGATAAAATGCCCTCGTCGTAATCAGCCAGTTGTGGTACTAAACCATCCTGATGTTGATTCACCAGAGATAATTAATGTCATGAAGACTATCAACAAGTATAAAGGTCAAGTCCTGAAAGTAGTTCTGTCAGAAAGGACAAGTAGTTGTCTTGGTGTCAAACGTTATCGAAAGCGTCTTACTCTTCAGGATGGTGAGACAGGAAACCAAGCAAAAAAGCGGAGTATGCTAAAAATGAAGCTAAAAAAGACCCACAAAAACAACTATCAAGTGGTGGAAACTTCACCAGCTGAAGCACTTAGGTGTCTCTTTAAGTGTTGGTTTTGTGGGAGAGTATATATGGACCAAGAAGAATGGATAAGTCATGGACAGAGACACTTAATAGAGGCAACCAAGGGCTGGGatgttctttctcttcaagCAAGAAAACGTTAA